One genomic window of Arachis stenosperma cultivar V10309 chromosome 10, arast.V10309.gnm1.PFL2, whole genome shotgun sequence includes the following:
- the LOC130958197 gene encoding mitochondrial import inner membrane translocase subunit TIM17-2-like, whose protein sequence is MGTPEASREPCPDRIFDDIGGAFGMGAVGGSGFHFIKGFFNSPKGSRLVGASQAVRLNAPRLGGSFAVWGGLFSAFDCTLVYVRQKEDPYNSIMSGFAAGGFLAMRQGPAAAMRSAMFGGILLALFEGAGIMLAKFTTLSQMPPLTEEEPMPTNYPSGVGFPGQLGSQPSPPMVSESEAKTSWFGRFFDGGKKEEPSSGGGGSQTKILESFDAPPVPNFEYK, encoded by the coding sequence ATGGGAACCCCGGAGGCATCACGTGAGCCCTGCCCTGATCGCATCTTCGACGACATAGGCGGCGCTTTTGGCATGGGAGCCGTCGGAGGCTCTGGCTTTCACTTCATCAAGGGTTTCTTCAACTCTCCCAAGGGTTCACGCCTCGTCGGCGCGTCACAGGCAGTGCGTCTCAACGCGCCGAGACTGGGCGGAAGCTTTGCGGTTTGGGGTGGACTCTTCTCCGCCTTCGACTGCACCTTGGTCTATGTACGTCAGAAGGAGGATCCATATAACTCAATCATGTCTGGATTCGCCGCCGGAGGATTTCTCGCCATGCGTCAGGGACCCGCCGCCGCCATGCGCTCCGCTATGTTCGGTGGTATTTTGCTGGCGCTTTTTGAAGGAGCTGGGATCATGCTCGCCAAGTTCACCACACTATCGCAGATGCCGCCTCTAACGGAGGAGGAGCCTATGCCGACCAATTACCCTTCAGGTGTCGGATTTCCGGGTCAGCTCGGTTCTCAGCCTTCTCCGCCGATGGTCTCGGAATCGGAGGCTAAAACTTCTTGGTTTGGTCGATTCTTCGATGGAGGGAAGAAGGAGGAGCCGTCGTCTGGTGGCGGCGGAAGCCAAACGAAGATTCTGGAGAGTTTTGATGCCCCACCGGTGCCGAATTTTGAGTACAAgtga
- the LOC130954640 gene encoding uncharacterized protein LOC130954640 translates to MATTACFIIVSRNDIPIYEAEVGVAAKREDAAQLHQFILHAALDIVQDLSWTTSAMYLKSVDRFNDLVVSVYVTAGHTRFMLLHDSRNDDGIKSFFQDVHELYIKTLLNPLYLPGSRITSSHFDTKVRALARKYL, encoded by the exons ATGGCAACCACTGCTTGTTTCATCATTGTTAGCAGAAATGATATTCCTATTTATGAAGCTGAAGTTGGAGTAGCTGCTAAA AGAGAAGATGCTGCTCAGCTGCATCAGTTTATCCTGCATGCTGCTCTCGATATTGTTCAGGACCTATCGTGGACTACTAGTGCTAT GTACTTGAAATCGGTAGACAGGTTTAATGATCTGGTGGTCTCAGTGTATGTCACAGCTGGTCATA CCCGTTTTATGTTGCTTCATGACTCTCGTAATGATGATGGCATTAAGAGCTTCTTCCAAGATGTGCATGAACTTTACATAAAG ACACTTCTTAATCCCCTGTACTTGCCTGGCTCCCGGATCACATCATCCCATTTTGACACAAAAGTCCGAGCTCTTGCTCGAAAATATTTGTAG